A region of Lycium barbarum isolate Lr01 chromosome 3, ASM1917538v2, whole genome shotgun sequence DNA encodes the following proteins:
- the LOC132632873 gene encoding uncharacterized protein LOC132632873: MKNQLRMSWQRFCRLIMISRPFGKPLRDKAIVVAGRVAVKEEGMTLKASCPVCLQVISTPVDSDVRMTVAVHMSLWHPDDVQFQWEIMQNKGRSVVHMPSFCFGAGMAAGIGALMVILARSHAQAFGNKR, from the exons ATGAAGAATCAGCTGAGGATGTCGTGGCAGCGGTTTTGTAGGCTTATAATG ATTTCTAGGCCATTTGGAAAGCCATTGAGAGATAAGGCGATAGTAGTTGCTGGAAGAGTCGCTGTAAAGGAAGAAGGAATGACTTTGAAAGCTTCTTGTCCAGTGTGTTTACAAGTTATCAGCACTCCAGTTGATTCTGATGTGAGAATGACAGTGGCAGTACACATGAGCTTATGGCACCCAGATGATGTTCAATTTCAGTGGGAAATAATGCAAAACAAAGGAAGATCGGTTGTTCACATGCCCTCTTTCTGCTTTGGAGCTGGAATGGCTGCTGGGATTGGTGCTCTGATGGTTATTCTTGCCAGAAGTCATGCTCAAGCATTTGGCAACAAAAGGTGA